One Asterias rubens chromosome 1, eAstRub1.3, whole genome shotgun sequence genomic region harbors:
- the LOC117292451 gene encoding uncharacterized protein LOC117292451: MSQPSLKQWYEDRKRLRVVYDHSRAKPVERKNKIKKSRQAAFKSALAELTKPSGQPQDTKTNTGNEQCGAQAKRDEASSHRSKDTHHMIQIFIKTPINPKTLCLRLDHKTTVSDLKDIIHRKLAISPALQSLYTNNKRFKLCDALSLLDLGIKPETNIDLTLAEGLLGGAPTPVDETLLRTLAVNLCKDWQQLADKLMFRPAEISKFERLAESNPEEQAYKMLDSWWSKHADNGEAGEWLRSALAQIGRRDLAARIPGYVPHSPRAGSNRQSPEHQSTSDASGINEMLGDVAENIGKYWKQLGTSLGIKAAQIDTYPINHPNDVKEQIYQMLRDWVRTQTSQKEAEDGLIETLVKLGRADIVQMLPGYANTSQGASTIRIRPLRKQGKLNRQSIVIAGTKLMYIVEHTGKDWKRLGTSLGIQAAKIDTYQLDYPNDLNQQVFQMLLDWCGHNPNLESAEDGLKKSLKEIGRTDILEILGEKELASKAMIPQLYVPIFFGGISEVVKSVEEQTTHSQLSTYKEFTLLEKKDFLKSFESMLEKAKAQSIDVVGKIFQIGNFAAAVLDCRGGCLSIDDLHVHLCVPPGAIPEEQTQQVYIYVTGTSSVENHHFSTPFVHCGPPDTVFHKDVVLTMPHCVKNTSSCKFSLSKLSSDGSSDKLREGFDVITVVDNDSITFSVNHFCGFGATASPVDGTILKKTMIACLFIHEDSHSVDETLLRTLAVNLCKDWQQLADKLMFRPAEISKFERLAESNPEEQAYKMLDSWWSKHADNGEAGEWLRSALAQIGRRDLAARIPGYVPHSPRAGSNRQSPEHQSTSDASGINEMLGDVAENIGKYWKQLGTSLGIKAAQIDTYPINHPNDVKEQIYQMLRDWVRTQTSQKEAEDGLIETLVKLGRADIVQMLPGYANTSQGASTIRIRPLRKQGKLNRQSIVIAGTKLMYIVEHTGKDWKRLGTSLGIQAAKIDTYQLDYPNDLNQQVFQMLLDWCGHNPNLESAEDGLKKSLKEIGRTDILEILGMPYSKNFD; the protein is encoded by the exons ATGTCCCAGCCATCTCTAAAACAGTGGTATGAAGACCGGAAGAGGTTAAGGGTCGTCTATGATCATTCCCGGGCAAAACCAgtagagagaaaaaacaaaatcaagaagagTAGACAGGCGGCTTTTAAGTCTGCATTAGCAGAACTGACAAAGCCATCGGGACAGCCTCAAGACACCAAGACGAACACGGGCAACGAACAATGCGGAGCACAAGCAAAAAG AGACGAAGCCTCATCCCACAGAAGCAAAGACACTCATCACATGATACAGATCTTTATCAAGACGCCCATCAACCCCAAAACCCTCTGTCTACGACTCGATCACAAAACAACCGTTTCCGACCTGAAAGACATCATTCACAGGAAGTTGGCCATTAGTCCTGCATTGCAAAGTCTGTACACAAACAACAAAAGGTTCAAG TTGTGTGACGCTTTGTCTCTTTTGGATCTTGGCATTAAACCGGAGACAAACATTGATCTAACATTAGCAGAAGGATTGCTTGGTGGCGCCCCAACAC CAGTAGACGAGACACTCCTACGGACTTTAGCGGTAAACCTCTGCAAGGACTGGCAGCAACTCGCAGACAAGCTTATGTTCAGACCAGCAGAGATTAGCAAGTTTGAACGCCTCGCTGAGAGCAACCCAGAAGAACAGGCTTACAAGATGCTAGATTCTTGGTGGAGCAAGCATGCTGATAACGGAGAAGCGGGAGAATGGTTGAGAAGTGCTTTGGCTCAAATAGGTCGTCGAGATTTAGCTGCGAGGATCCCAG GTTATGTACCCCACTCCCCAAGAGCAGGTAGCAACAGGCAGTCACCGGAACATCAGTCAACATCCGATGCATCAGGCATTAATGAGATGTTAGGAGACGTAGCTGAAAATATTGGGAAATATTGGAAGCAACTCGGCACTTCTTTAGGCATTAAAGCTGCACAGATTGACACATATCCAATTAACCATCCAAATGACGTCAAAGAGCAGATCTATCAAATGCTGCGTGATTGGGTCAGGACACAAACAAGCCAAAAAGAGGCCGAAGACGGGTTGATAGAGACGCTTGTCAAACTTGGCCGTGCTGACATTGTCCAAATGTTACCAG GTTATGCAAACACATCCCAAGGAGCAAGTACGATACGCATACGTCCGCTTAGGAAGCAAGGGAAACTCAATCGTCAGTCAATAGTTATTGCTGGGACGAAGTTAATGTACATAGTTGAGCATACTGGGAAAGATTGGAAAAGACTCGGCACTTCTTTGGGCATTCAAGCTGCAAAGATTGACACATATCAACTCGATTATCCAAATGACCTCAATCAACAAGTCTTCCAGATGCTTCTGGATTGGTGCGGACATAACCCTAACCTAGAGTCGGCTGAAGATGGATTGAAGAAATCGCTTAAAGAAATCGGCCGTACTGACATTCTCGAAATATTAG GTGAGAAGGAACTGGCCTCCAAAGCGATGATACCTCAACTCTAT GTGCCCATATTTTTTGGCGGGATATCCGAAGTTGTTAAATCTGTAGAAGAACAAACAACCCACAGCCAGCTATCCACTTACAAAGAATTTACTCTGTTAGAGAAAAAAGATTTCCTCAAATCATTTGAATCGATGTTGGAGAAAGCCAAAGCACAGAGTATCGATGTCGTTGGTAAAATTTTCCAAATCGGCAACTTTGCTGCCGCCGTTTTGGACTGTCGCGGTGGATGTCTGTCCATTGACGATTTACACGTTCACTTATGCGTCCCTCCTGGAGCAATACCTGAAGAACAAACGCAACAAGTCTACATCTACGTCACCGGTACTTCGTCAGTTGAAAACCACCATTTCTCAACTCCATTCGTCCACTGTGGACCGCCAGACACCGTCTTCCACAAAGATGTTGTCTTGACTATGCCCCACTGCGTAAAGAATACGTCTTCCTGCAAGTTTTCATTGTCTAAGTTATCTTCGGATGGTTCCAGTGATAAGCTTCGTGAAGGTTTTGACGTGATCACGGTCGTTGACAATGATTCCATAACGTTTTCAGTTAATCATTTTTGTGGGTTTGGGGCTACAGCTTCACCTGTGGATGGAACCATCTTGAAGAAGACAATGATAGCATGCTTGTTCATCCACGAAGACAGTCACTCAGTAGACGAGACACTCCTACGGACTTTAGCGGTAAACCTCTGCAAGGACTGGCAGCAACTCGCAGACAAGCTTATGTTCAGACCAGCAGAGATTAGCAAGTTTGAACGCCTCGCTGAGAGCAACCCAGAAGAACAGGCTTACAAGATGCTAGATTCTTGGTGGAGCAAGCATGCTGATAACGGAGAAGCGGGAGAATGGTTGAGAAGTGCTTTGGCTCAAATAGGTCGTCGAGATTTAGCTGCGAGGATCCCAG GTTATGTACCCCACTCCCCAAGAGCAGGTAGCAACAGGCAGTCACCGGAACATCAGTCAACATCCGATGCATCAGGCATTAATGAGATGTTAGGAGACGTAGCTGAAAATATTGGGAAATATTGGAAGCAACTCGGCACTTCTTTAGGCATTAAAGCTGCACAGATTGACACATATCCAATTAACCATCCAAATGACGTCAAAGAGCAGATCTATCAAATGCTGCGTGATTGGGTCAGGACACAAACAAGCCAAAAAGAGGCCGAAGACGGGTTGATAGAGACGCTTGTCAAACTTGGCCGTGCTGACATTGTCCAAATGTTACCAG GTTATGCAAACACATCCCAAGGAGCAAGTACGATACGCATACGTCCGCTTAGGAAGCAAGGGAAACTCAATCGTCAGTCAATAGTTATTGCTGGGACGAAGTTAATGTACATAGTTGAGCATACTGGGAAAGATTGGAAAAGACTCGGCACTTCTTTGGGCATTCAAGCTGCAAAGATTGACACATATCAACTCGATTATCCAAATGACCTCAATCAACAAGTCTTCCAGATGCTTCTGGATTGGTGCGGACATAACCCTAACCTAGAGTCGGCTGAAGATGGATTGAAGAAATCGCTTAAAGAAATCGGCCGTACTGACATTCTCGAAATATTAGGTATGCCTTATTCTAAAAACTTTGACTAG
- the LOC117292472 gene encoding UNC5C-like protein, producing the protein MVDTLVSHYKETLKVNTHPAHKDITVDMDQLYVPIFFGGISEVVKSVEEQTTHSQLSTYKEFTLLEKKDFLKSFESMLEKAKAQSIDVVGKIFQIGNFAAAVLDCRGGCLSIDDLHVHLCVPPGAIPEEQTQQVYIYVTGTSSVENHHFSTPFVHCGPPDTVFHKDVVLTMPHCVKNTSSCKFSLSKLSSDGSSDKLREGFDVITVVDNDSITFSVNHFCGFGATASPVDGTILKKTMIACLFIHEDSHSEDLVRFRLRLVDDVKVNVLEVRTEEERHGFYQADVDSPLIVLKNDQDVVAKISDCAESWELSEPERKIHRDLLWRETKASCARAIPSAMFIAKRRSGCRKVCFTAHMTVLQEGSGVYGVNFFVYAKKERIQQPALDRETQMDRIQQMFLEQMARLQCTSVRPRLLEESIFNKLCDLFDDPNPLGNDWRNLATLLLNRSVSTDSISDKAGRERRSPTEIVFELFVGRQSGRTEEETRATLMGALIDMDRQDAEFAIVAIRDSDEIVR; encoded by the exons ATGGTTGATACTTTGGTGAGTCATTACAAGGAGACGCTGAAAGTGAACACACACCCTGCACATAAGGATATTACTGTTGATATGGATCAACTGTAT GTGCCCATATTTTTTGGCGGGATATCCGAAGTTGTTAAATCTGTAGAAGAACAAACAACCCACAGCCAGCTATCCACTTACAAAGAATTTACTCTGTTAGAGAAAAAAGATTTCCTCAAATCATTTGAATCGATGTTGGAGAAAGCCAAAGCACAGAGTATCGATGTCGTTGGTAAAATTTTCCAAATCGGCAACTTTGCTGCCGCCGTTTTGGACTGTCGCGGTGGATGTCTGTCCATTGACGATTTACACGTTCACTTATGCGTCCCTCCTGGAGCAATACCTGAAGAACAAACGCAACAAGTCTACATCTACGTCACCGGTACTTCGTCAGTTGAAAACCACCATTTCTCAACTCCATTCGTCCACTGTGGACCGCCAGACACCGTCTTCCACAAAGATGTTGTCTTGACTATGCCCCACTGCGTAAAGAATACGTCTTCCTGCAAGTTTTCATTGTCTAAGTTATCTTCGGATGGTTCCAGTGATAAGCTTCGTGAAGGTTTTGACGTGATCACGGTCGTTGACAATGATTCCATAACGTTTTCAGTTAATCATTTTTGTGGGTTTGGGGCTACAGCTTCACCTGTGGATGGAACCATCTTGAAGAAGACAATGATAGCATGCTTGTTCATCCACGAAGACAGTCACTCCGAAGATTTAGTACGGTTTCGTCTTCGACTAGTTGATGACGTCAAAGTAAATGTTCTG GAAGTACGGACAGAGGAGGAAAGGCATGGGTTCTATCAGGCAGACGTGGACAGTCCTCTGATAGTTCTGAAGAACGACCAAGACGTGGTGGCGAAAATCTCAGACTGCGCCGAGTCCTGGGAATTATCTGAACCGGAACGG AAGATTCACCGTGACTTGTTATGGCGAGAAACCAAGGCATCATGTGCCCGAGCTATTCCGTCCGCCATGTTTATCGCTAAACGACGTTCGGGCTGTCGGAAAGTTTGCTTCACAGCTCACATGACCGTCCTCCAAGAAGGCAGTGGGGTCTATGGGGTAAACTTCTTTGTCTATGCAAAAAAG GAACGTATTCAACAACCGGCACTGGATCGAGAAACACAAATGGACCGGATACAGCAAATGTTCTTAGAACAAATGGCGAGGCTACAATGCACCAGCGTTAGACCAAGACTACTCGAAGAGTCCATCTTTAATAAACTTTGTGATCTGTTTGATGACCCCAATCCTTTGGGAAACGACTGGCGTAACCTCGCTACCCTACTGTTGAATCGCTCAGTAAGCACCGACAGCATCAGTGATAAAGCAGGGCGAGAACGAAGAAGTCCCACAGAAATCGTCTTTGAGTTATTCGTCGGAAGACAGTCAGGTAGGACAGAAGAAGAAACACGGGCTACACTGATGGGCGCCCTCATTGACATGGATCGCCAAGATGCTGAGTTTGCCATCGTTGCGATCAGGGACAGTGATGAAATTGTCAGATAA